A single window of Leptospira koniambonensis DNA harbors:
- a CDS encoding aldo/keto reductase, translating to MKLRKLGKNGPEISQVGLGCMGMSDFYGTKETRNRAESIATIHEALDSGINFLNTGDFYGIGHNELLISEALKGRKDKPVISVKFGGLRNPNGAFIGYDFRPNSVKNFAAHSLTRLGVDVIDIYQASRVDPEVPIEDTVGAIADLIKEGYVRYLGLSEASPENLRRAHKVHPVTALEIEYSLATRVIERELLETARELGIAIVPYGIVGRGLLTGKIESSLGVSDFRSISPRFQGKNLEANLERVSLLQELAKKKGCTTAQLAIAWVLHKGEDIFPLIGSTRRESLRENLEALSVQLTPEEVKTLDDTFPEGAFQGDRYPSHSMQLVVK from the coding sequence ATGAAACTGAGAAAATTAGGCAAAAACGGCCCAGAGATTTCGCAAGTCGGCTTGGGTTGTATGGGGATGTCGGACTTTTACGGCACAAAAGAGACTAGAAATAGGGCAGAATCCATAGCGACCATCCATGAGGCCTTGGATTCAGGGATCAATTTTCTGAATACCGGTGACTTCTATGGGATTGGTCATAACGAACTTCTGATCTCTGAGGCGCTTAAGGGTAGAAAAGACAAACCAGTGATCAGTGTGAAGTTCGGTGGACTTCGCAATCCAAATGGTGCATTCATCGGATATGATTTTAGACCGAACTCTGTGAAAAACTTTGCGGCACATTCTCTTACTAGACTTGGAGTAGATGTGATCGATATTTACCAAGCTTCCAGGGTCGATCCAGAAGTTCCAATCGAGGATACTGTTGGTGCAATTGCAGATCTGATCAAGGAAGGATATGTGCGTTATCTCGGACTTTCGGAAGCTTCTCCCGAAAATTTAAGAAGGGCTCATAAGGTTCATCCGGTCACAGCTTTGGAAATTGAATATTCTTTAGCAACTCGTGTGATAGAGAGGGAACTCCTAGAAACCGCGAGAGAACTTGGAATCGCAATCGTTCCGTACGGAATTGTGGGAAGAGGACTTCTTACAGGAAAGATAGAAAGCTCTTTGGGAGTTTCTGATTTTAGATCCATTTCTCCTCGTTTCCAGGGAAAAAACCTTGAAGCGAATTTGGAGCGTGTGAGTCTGCTTCAAGAGCTTGCAAAGAAGAAGGGTTGTACTACTGCTCAACTTGCTATCGCTTGGGTGCTTCATAAGGGAGAAGATATTTTTCCTTTAATCGGTTCCACAAGAAGAGAAAGTCTTAGGGAAAATTTAGAAGCTCTTTCGGTTCAATTGACTCCGGAAGAAGTGAAAACCCTGGATGATACTTTTCCGGAAGGCGCCTTCCAAGGAGATAGATATCCTTCTCATTCGATGCAGCTCGTCGTTAAATGA
- a CDS encoding THUMP domain-containing class I SAM-dependent RNA methyltransferase translates to MRAGWQSAKLSLSEFDRPEALTYHASCGDGLAFLLKEEVKEAGLEILSDNRGGVFFTGPAKKVRDFCLSSGISSGISFELSSWQDIQGPDDLYEVAAMFPFEKLLSPGTKFRIDAATKDNLQDSRYATYRLKDAIFDRFRAQGLELPEADREEPEVLFYLRSRMNQVKLFVALHAQPLQRRGHGREGGEAPLRETLAQALLRFSGWKPGETLYDPFCGSGTLLIEAALRMRNGGWVNYKSLSRSSIFTRLFGPCKAKEEWASKETLLFGSDISEEAIELAKKNAKEAGVVDLIRWKVASAEELDSDLGFKEGKIVTNPPYGVRLGDKESVSELYSSWGDSLKKNFSGSYVALVAGDPSLLGFLKLKSDKEQSVTIAKLKGKLVAYRID, encoded by the coding sequence ATTCGCGCTGGATGGCAATCCGCAAAACTTTCTCTTTCTGAATTCGATAGACCAGAAGCACTCACCTATCACGCGTCATGCGGAGATGGACTTGCATTCTTATTAAAAGAAGAAGTGAAAGAAGCAGGTTTAGAAATTCTCTCCGATAATAGAGGAGGAGTTTTCTTTACTGGACCTGCTAAAAAGGTCAGGGACTTCTGTTTGAGTTCAGGAATTTCTTCCGGGATAAGCTTTGAATTATCGTCTTGGCAGGACATACAAGGCCCGGATGATCTATACGAAGTCGCGGCAATGTTCCCATTTGAGAAACTACTTTCTCCAGGCACTAAGTTTAGAATAGATGCCGCAACAAAGGATAATCTGCAAGATTCACGTTATGCGACTTATCGTTTAAAAGACGCGATATTCGACAGATTCAGAGCGCAAGGTCTGGAACTTCCAGAAGCAGATCGTGAAGAACCGGAAGTTTTATTCTATCTTCGTTCTAGAATGAACCAGGTAAAATTATTTGTAGCATTACATGCTCAACCTTTACAAAGAAGGGGTCATGGAAGAGAAGGTGGAGAAGCTCCGCTCAGAGAAACCTTGGCCCAAGCATTGCTCCGTTTTTCAGGCTGGAAACCTGGAGAAACATTATACGATCCATTCTGTGGTTCCGGAACTCTATTGATAGAAGCAGCACTCAGAATGAGAAACGGCGGCTGGGTGAATTATAAAAGTTTATCCAGATCTTCTATCTTCACTAGACTTTTTGGACCTTGCAAAGCAAAAGAAGAATGGGCCTCTAAAGAGACCCTACTCTTTGGTTCTGATATTTCGGAAGAAGCAATAGAACTAGCAAAGAAAAATGCAAAAGAAGCTGGAGTAGTAGATCTGATCCGCTGGAAGGTTGCTTCCGCAGAAGAATTGGACTCCGACCTTGGCTTTAAAGAAGGGAAAATTGTAACCAATCCTCCTTATGGAGTCCGATTGGGAGATAAGGAATCCGTTTCGGAACTATATTCCAGCTGGGGAGATTCTTTAAAAAAGAACTTCTCTGGATCCTATGTGGCTTTAGTTGCGGGAGATCCTTCCCTTTTAGGCTTCTTAAAGCTGAAGTCTGATAAAGAACAATCAGTCACCATAGCTAAGTTAAAAGGAAAATTAGTTGCCTACCGGATCGACTAA
- a CDS encoding aminopeptidase P N-terminal domain-containing protein yields MDQNIFRKRIREVQNLLKESEVLLLFAASQKIRNRDVEYKFRQDSDYYYLTGVEEEDGVLVLRRDFSSHFALPKDKEKEIWTGIRLGKEEIKKRLELDQSFDLGEWDSKISDVLTNQFTLYHFFGKDSKRDSELLELISSLNRRLREGKFGPQRWEIPNFLHEMRMLKSPEEIEKLKESSRITALGHERLFRETKVGMYEFELESILESEYLKHGAWGGGYGHIVAAGKNATILHYTTNRARIGDNELILVDSGAEKDYYTADVTRVFPSGKKFTSEQRTIYQLVLDVQKQAILDTKQGVEFNAVHEQTVKNLTSGLIDLGLLKGNLSEVIEKGEYRRFYMHRTGHYLGMDVHDVGRYFENGKSKPMHNGLVVTVEPGLYFDPTDETIPAGFRGIGVRIEDDVLVNGDSPVVLTSMIAKEVDEIEAMRA; encoded by the coding sequence ATGGACCAAAACATTTTTAGAAAACGGATCCGAGAAGTTCAGAATCTTTTAAAAGAGTCGGAAGTCCTGCTACTATTTGCAGCTTCTCAAAAGATCCGTAATAGAGATGTAGAGTATAAGTTCAGACAGGACTCCGATTATTATTATCTGACTGGTGTTGAAGAAGAAGACGGTGTTTTGGTTTTACGTAGAGACTTCTCCTCACATTTTGCTCTTCCTAAAGATAAAGAAAAAGAAATTTGGACTGGCATTCGTCTAGGAAAAGAAGAGATCAAAAAAAGATTGGAGCTGGATCAAAGTTTTGATCTTGGAGAATGGGATTCTAAAATTTCAGACGTTCTTACTAATCAATTCACATTATATCATTTTTTTGGAAAGGACTCCAAACGAGATTCAGAATTACTCGAACTCATCAGTTCTTTGAATAGAAGATTGAGAGAAGGTAAATTTGGTCCTCAAAGATGGGAGATCCCAAACTTTCTTCATGAAATGAGAATGTTAAAATCCCCGGAAGAGATCGAAAAATTAAAGGAATCTTCCCGGATCACAGCTCTCGGTCACGAAAGATTATTCAGAGAGACCAAAGTTGGAATGTACGAATTCGAATTAGAGTCCATTCTGGAATCTGAATATTTGAAACATGGTGCTTGGGGCGGAGGTTATGGTCATATAGTCGCCGCAGGAAAAAATGCAACTATTCTACATTATACAACTAATCGTGCAAGGATAGGTGATAACGAACTTATATTAGTGGATAGCGGAGCAGAGAAGGATTATTATACCGCAGATGTTACTCGTGTTTTCCCTTCCGGAAAAAAATTCACTTCAGAACAAAGAACAATTTACCAACTCGTATTGGATGTGCAAAAGCAAGCGATCTTGGATACGAAACAAGGCGTAGAATTCAATGCAGTTCATGAGCAGACTGTTAAAAATTTAACTTCTGGATTGATTGACCTTGGGTTATTAAAAGGGAATCTTTCTGAGGTCATTGAAAAGGGTGAATACCGCAGATTTTATATGCATAGGACTGGCCACTATCTAGGAATGGATGTGCATGATGTAGGGCGCTATTTTGAGAATGGAAAAAGTAAACCGATGCATAACGGACTCGTTGTAACTGTAGAACCTGGATTATATTTTGATCCTACGGACGAAACGATCCCCGCAGGCTTCAGGGGAATTGGAGTTCGAATTGAGGATGATGTTCTTGTGAATGGAGATAGTCCTGTAGTTCTAACTTCTATGATTGCGAAGGAAGTGGATGAGATTGAGGCAATGAGGGCATAA
- a CDS encoding thiolase family protein: MTSAYVLDSHLSKFGKTESDYQSLSYDTANHLLKKNPGFIPEFLIFACMAPERYTGEIFLPAKIKEDLGLSSLFAIRSETASSSGASALHLARYLLLSGKFKRGMVIGTEVMSRLPREENNLLLGSVLSSQQKNLAMSMAQGGALTATKYLRDFGYTRKELFRLSKKLHDNGLENKIAHIQKNLSEEEYFSSPMFSSPLCLYDISPLSDGSCALLLETDPARLKKDRKKIEITGTGHGLGQVNGVPGGLSFTASKSAFKQAYEEADKKPSDIQVAELHDAFTIFEIIAAEDAGLFPQGKALANVAEGITDKRGRLPINPSGGLKTRGHPVGVSGLAQIAELCEFMNMNDSDTALGLSIGGLGVNNFATILEAKK, from the coding sequence ATGACCTCGGCCTATGTGCTAGACTCTCATTTAAGTAAATTTGGCAAGACTGAGTCCGACTATCAATCGCTATCCTATGATACTGCGAATCATTTACTTAAGAAGAACCCGGGTTTTATTCCTGAATTTCTAATATTCGCATGTATGGCCCCGGAACGTTATACTGGGGAAATTTTTTTACCAGCAAAGATCAAAGAAGATCTTGGACTTTCTTCCTTATTCGCGATCCGTTCAGAGACTGCTTCTTCCAGTGGGGCTTCTGCTTTGCATCTAGCCCGTTATCTTCTTCTATCAGGAAAATTTAAAAGAGGGATGGTGATCGGAACTGAGGTCATGAGTAGACTTCCGAGAGAAGAGAATAATCTTCTTTTAGGTTCGGTACTTTCTTCCCAGCAAAAAAATCTTGCGATGTCTATGGCCCAAGGCGGGGCATTGACCGCCACCAAGTATTTAAGGGATTTCGGATATACTAGAAAGGAACTTTTTAGATTATCTAAAAAACTTCATGATAACGGTCTTGAAAATAAGATTGCACATATTCAAAAAAACTTAAGCGAAGAGGAATATTTCTCCTCTCCGATGTTTTCGAGTCCATTATGTTTATATGATATTTCTCCTTTATCTGACGGTTCCTGCGCGTTATTATTAGAAACGGACCCGGCAAGACTGAAGAAGGACCGCAAAAAGATTGAGATCACTGGCACAGGACATGGTTTAGGCCAAGTCAATGGTGTTCCTGGCGGACTTAGCTTTACTGCATCCAAATCTGCATTTAAGCAGGCTTATGAAGAAGCAGACAAAAAACCCTCTGATATCCAAGTTGCTGAACTGCATGATGCATTTACTATTTTTGAGATCATTGCTGCAGAGGATGCCGGTTTATTTCCGCAAGGAAAGGCACTTGCAAATGTTGCAGAAGGGATCACCGATAAAAGAGGAAGGCTTCCTATCAATCCATCTGGGGGTTTGAAAACAAGAGGTCATCCAGTGGGAGTTTCGGGGCTTGCACAAATTGCTGAACTTTGCGAATTTATGAATATGAATGATTCGGACACTGCACTTGGTTTATCCATAGGAGGATTGGGTGTGAATAATTTTGCAACCATCCTAGAGGCAAAAAAATAA
- a CDS encoding FAD-dependent thymidylate synthase has protein sequence MEHQKPIVQLLDATTEPFNLAIASARTCYSSKGILLPEDMIRTEKSLEIRDKVAKSTKKAGHLTTRQHPHFIFTLDKVSRQFVWSFLHSHPYYNSEQVSQRYVEVKKENYYIPPTLSGKQKELYLEAVESASNAYFEFVELLHPFIQDEYFLVYKARANYPEKWQQPIKKKCLEVARYLLPLGTYTYLYHSVNGLTLHRYHRLMNSFDAPEEQRLVVEEMIEKVKEIDPLYVEEMDDPIPLEETAEYKFFKDFYQDGASEYRPEAAKNFVREFDEDMDNRYARLVSYSSNGPEVLASSVRAVLGLSKNSLNDEEAIRLVMDPSKNKHLTSTLNETTMSPLSRAMFNVHYSFKKRISHSADSQDQRHRMVPGSRPVLMSQYTGMPDYIVPKVVLKYPQLEETYRRRMDGIFKSLNRFIEAGGSAEHASYLLPNAFPVRFYESGDLLNLHHKWRARTCYNAQEEIFQASINELVDLTKVQPEIAKWIKAPCWIRLQGDIKPYCPEGDHYCGTQVWKRELDEYDRTL, from the coding sequence ATGGAACACCAGAAACCAATCGTCCAACTTTTAGACGCGACCACAGAACCTTTCAACCTAGCCATAGCTTCTGCCAGAACCTGCTATTCTTCCAAGGGGATCCTTCTTCCTGAAGACATGATCCGCACAGAAAAATCCCTGGAGATCAGGGACAAGGTGGCAAAATCCACTAAGAAAGCGGGTCACCTCACCACAAGACAACATCCTCATTTTATATTTACACTAGACAAGGTGTCTCGCCAGTTCGTTTGGTCTTTTCTGCATTCTCATCCGTACTATAACTCAGAACAGGTGAGCCAAAGATATGTAGAAGTTAAAAAGGAAAATTATTATATCCCACCTACTCTATCAGGAAAGCAAAAAGAGCTCTATCTGGAAGCGGTGGAATCTGCGTCTAACGCATATTTTGAATTTGTGGAGTTACTACATCCATTCATCCAGGACGAATATTTCTTAGTTTACAAGGCTCGCGCAAATTATCCTGAAAAATGGCAGCAACCAATTAAGAAGAAATGTCTGGAAGTAGCGCGTTACCTTCTTCCTTTAGGAACCTATACTTATTTATATCATTCAGTAAATGGACTTACTCTTCATAGATACCATCGTTTGATGAATTCTTTTGATGCTCCTGAAGAACAACGTTTAGTTGTAGAAGAGATGATCGAAAAAGTAAAAGAGATCGATCCTCTTTATGTGGAAGAAATGGATGATCCGATCCCTCTGGAAGAAACTGCAGAGTATAAATTTTTCAAAGACTTCTACCAAGATGGTGCTTCTGAATATAGACCGGAAGCAGCTAAAAATTTCGTAAGAGAATTCGATGAGGATATGGATAACCGTTATGCAAGACTAGTTTCCTATTCTTCTAATGGACCAGAAGTTTTGGCTTCTTCTGTTCGTGCTGTTTTAGGTTTGTCTAAAAATTCCTTAAACGACGAAGAGGCAATCCGACTCGTGATGGATCCTTCCAAAAATAAACATCTGACTTCTACACTGAATGAAACTACAATGAGCCCTCTTTCCAGAGCGATGTTCAATGTGCATTATTCTTTCAAAAAAAGGATCTCTCATTCTGCGGATAGTCAAGATCAAAGACATAGAATGGTTCCTGGTTCTCGTCCAGTGCTCATGAGCCAATATACAGGAATGCCGGATTATATCGTTCCTAAAGTAGTATTAAAATATCCTCAATTAGAAGAAACTTATAGAAGAAGAATGGATGGCATCTTCAAAAGCCTGAACCGTTTTATTGAAGCGGGTGGATCAGCTGAACATGCGTCTTATCTTCTTCCGAATGCGTTCCCTGTCCGTTTTTATGAAAGTGGTGATCTATTAAATCTTCATCATAAATGGAGAGCGAGAACCTGCTATAATGCTCAGGAAGAGATTTTTCAAGCTTCTATCAATGAACTCGTAGATTTGACAAAAGTCCAGCCTGAGATCGCAAAATGGATCAAGGCACCTTGCTGGATTCGTTTGCAAGGCGATATCAAACCATATTGCCCAGAAGGGGATCATTATTGCGGAACGCAAGTGTGGAAAAGAGAATTAGACGAGTACGATAGAACTCTGTAG
- a CDS encoding acetylglutamate kinase produces the protein MNHQEILLKLLEVTENSKDSFQFLKLFQSLEPEKFAVIHASSETLTESAEAFLYNLKLLQKLQLFPVVVLEKDGVSYANLFYRSPNSKTSLESIKDSLEEGQELPGSRNLPAKWFRNPSQALESVLSSLKEKKIPVFVTDQGGSEIYPYLSNLCKELRTKKLILLTTRSGLYNSEDKKISILDFESTETLQKEDESLFKECKMIFEYTGDPNLQIAITSAPSLLKELFTIKGSGTLLRKKNKIEFHTDFQNLDPKRLNGLIEDSFGRGLKQGFWNKEFSGIVLESEYKGCALLQDTPWGTFLSKFAVNEIARGEGVGRDIWDEMLKKAPVLFWRARAENTISKWYAKECSGLQKEGIWIYFWIGLQEKEIPAVCDFLRNLPEDLESKQRIDS, from the coding sequence ATGAACCACCAGGAGATCCTACTCAAACTTTTAGAAGTTACAGAAAACTCCAAGGACAGCTTTCAGTTCCTGAAACTCTTCCAGTCCTTGGAGCCTGAAAAATTCGCGGTAATACACGCAAGTTCAGAGACCTTGACAGAGTCCGCGGAAGCGTTCCTATATAATTTAAAATTATTACAAAAGTTACAGCTATTCCCTGTAGTCGTTCTGGAGAAAGACGGAGTATCTTACGCGAATTTATTCTATCGTTCTCCAAATTCTAAGACCAGTTTGGAATCTATCAAGGACTCATTGGAAGAAGGCCAAGAACTTCCTGGTTCCAGAAACCTTCCAGCAAAGTGGTTCAGAAATCCAAGCCAGGCATTAGAATCAGTTCTTTCCTCTTTAAAAGAAAAGAAGATACCAGTCTTCGTGACAGACCAAGGCGGATCTGAAATTTATCCTTATCTTTCTAATTTATGCAAAGAACTTAGAACTAAAAAGTTAATCCTTCTTACTACAAGAAGTGGTCTTTACAATTCTGAGGATAAGAAGATCTCTATTTTAGATTTCGAATCAACTGAAACTCTCCAAAAAGAAGACGAGTCTTTATTCAAAGAATGCAAAATGATCTTTGAATATACTGGAGATCCAAATCTTCAAATCGCGATCACTTCTGCTCCAAGTTTATTAAAAGAATTATTCACCATCAAGGGTAGTGGAACTTTATTAAGAAAAAAGAATAAAATAGAATTCCATACTGATTTCCAAAATTTGGATCCTAAACGACTGAATGGCCTAATCGAAGATTCTTTTGGAAGAGGATTAAAACAAGGTTTTTGGAATAAGGAATTTTCTGGGATCGTTCTGGAATCCGAATACAAAGGATGTGCTCTTCTACAAGACACTCCTTGGGGAACTTTTCTTTCTAAGTTTGCTGTGAACGAAATAGCAAGAGGAGAAGGTGTAGGAAGAGATATCTGGGACGAAATGTTAAAAAAAGCTCCTGTTCTTTTCTGGAGAGCAAGAGCAGAAAATACAATCTCCAAATGGTATGCAAAAGAATGTAGCGGCCTTCAAAAAGAAGGGATCTGGATCTATTTCTGGATCGGTTTACAAGAGAAAGAAATTCCTGCGGTTTGTGATTTTTTAAGAAACCTTCCGGAAGATTTGGAATCTAAACAACGGATCGATTCCTAA
- the bfr gene encoding bacterioferritin: MKGNQEVLDILAEVLSAELTAINQYFIHAKLNKNWGYDKLASYMKKESIEEMNHADQVIERILFLDGIPDLQRYMKINVGKDIESILKNDLDVEYNAVERLNRGIEITTKNKDNGTRELLEKILVSEEEHIDWLEAQLEIIKTIGVQNYLAQQIA; this comes from the coding sequence GTGAAAGGAAACCAAGAAGTCCTCGATATCTTAGCGGAAGTGCTCTCCGCCGAACTCACAGCGATCAACCAGTATTTTATCCACGCTAAGTTGAACAAGAACTGGGGTTATGACAAGCTTGCTTCTTACATGAAGAAGGAATCCATCGAAGAGATGAATCACGCAGACCAAGTGATCGAACGTATTCTCTTCCTGGACGGAATTCCTGATCTGCAAAGATACATGAAGATCAATGTAGGCAAGGATATCGAAAGTATCCTAAAGAATGATTTAGACGTAGAGTATAATGCCGTAGAACGTTTGAATCGTGGGATCGAAATCACCACCAAGAATAAAGACAACGGCACACGTGAATTGCTCGAGAAGATCCTCGTCTCCGAGGAGGAGCATATCGACTGGCTCGAGGCCCAGCTAGAGATCATCAAAACCATTGGGGTCCAAAATTATTTGGCCCAACAAATTGCCTAA
- a CDS encoding glycosyltransferase family 9 protein: protein MSENILVIQTAFLGDLILTTPLFREIKRRFPGSKMTVVVNKGTESVLEANPWIDIIIPLDKKQIKSSFFGFWDFCKELRKHNFTLCISPHFSFRSSIISFLSGAKRRIGYKSAGFSFLLNERKSRLLRGPHEVDKLLSLIYSEEERKNISRQPELYWEPGSVTGIQSEMKKNGLEKGNYILVSPSSVWETKRLPADKFKTVSKLLHERTGLKIVLTGGKGDSKLCEEVGEGFGINLAGKTSLPEMSYLMSGAALLVTNDSSPIHFASAFNIPTLAAFGATIPAFGYTPLASRVFISEVNGLDCRPCGIHGGRVCPKKHFRCMLEQDTDRMVEEGIRLIKG from the coding sequence ATGTCTGAAAATATTTTAGTCATCCAAACTGCATTCTTAGGAGACCTGATCTTAACTACTCCACTTTTTAGGGAGATTAAGAGGAGGTTTCCTGGTTCTAAAATGACAGTGGTTGTGAACAAGGGGACTGAATCTGTTTTAGAAGCGAATCCTTGGATAGATATTATTATTCCTTTGGATAAAAAACAGATCAAATCTTCCTTTTTTGGTTTTTGGGATTTTTGCAAAGAATTAAGAAAACATAATTTTACACTTTGTATTTCTCCACATTTTTCATTTCGTTCTTCTATTATTTCTTTTTTAAGCGGGGCTAAAAGAAGGATCGGATATAAATCAGCAGGGTTTTCTTTTTTATTAAATGAAAGAAAATCTAGATTATTAAGAGGACCACACGAGGTGGACAAACTTCTTTCTTTGATCTATTCAGAAGAAGAAAGAAAAAATATTTCAAGACAACCTGAACTATATTGGGAGCCGGGATCTGTTACTGGGATCCAATCCGAAATGAAAAAGAATGGTTTGGAAAAAGGAAATTATATATTAGTTTCTCCTTCTTCTGTTTGGGAAACAAAACGTTTGCCAGCGGATAAATTCAAAACTGTTAGTAAACTTCTGCATGAAAGAACTGGTCTGAAAATTGTTCTGACCGGAGGCAAGGGCGATTCTAAACTTTGCGAAGAAGTAGGGGAAGGTTTCGGGATCAATCTTGCTGGCAAAACTTCTCTTCCTGAGATGAGTTATTTGATGAGTGGTGCAGCACTTCTTGTAACCAATGATTCTTCTCCCATTCATTTTGCTTCTGCATTCAATATTCCTACTTTGGCTGCTTTTGGAGCCACAATCCCTGCATTCGGTTATACTCCTTTAGCGAGTCGAGTTTTTATATCAGAAGTGAACGGCCTAGACTGTCGTCCTTGTGGTATTCATGGGGGAAGGGTCTGCCCTAAAAAACATTTTCGTTGTATGTTAGAACAGGATACGGACAGAATGGTGGAAGAAGGAATTCGTCTAATAAAAGGATAA
- a CDS encoding TetR/AcrR family transcriptional regulator: MPKTGLKPEELQEKVLDAAEIEIRRNGVERLKLTDVARNLNLSHAALYKHFADKEALLDSISKRWLDRIDLALAEVSAKTNPLEERILEWLMTLHMMKREKVQSDPRIYTAFNNSAEKTRPFVKKHIQTMYEQLEAMVQEGIQKGLFFCNTSKEGARIIFEGTAAFHHPRLVFDNIEEDRIEFLRSVVNAILSGLKSKK, translated from the coding sequence ATGCCTAAAACAGGTTTAAAGCCAGAAGAATTACAAGAAAAAGTGCTCGATGCCGCAGAGATTGAGATCAGAAGAAACGGTGTCGAGCGTTTGAAACTTACAGACGTGGCTAGGAATCTAAACCTAAGCCACGCCGCATTATATAAACATTTCGCAGACAAAGAAGCATTACTCGATTCTATTTCCAAAAGATGGCTGGATCGAATTGATCTAGCTCTCGCTGAAGTTTCTGCAAAAACAAATCCATTAGAAGAAAGAATTTTAGAGTGGCTCATGACTCTCCATATGATGAAAAGAGAGAAGGTCCAATCAGATCCTAGGATTTATACTGCATTCAATAATTCCGCAGAGAAAACAAGACCATTTGTTAAAAAACATATCCAGACAATGTACGAACAATTAGAAGCTATGGTCCAAGAGGGGATCCAAAAAGGATTATTTTTTTGTAATACGTCTAAAGAGGGTGCTCGGATCATTTTTGAAGGAACTGCTGCCTTCCATCATCCTCGCCTAGTATTTGATAATATAGAAGAAGATCGGATCGAATTTCTACGATCCGTCGTGAATGCGATCCTATCCGGATTGAAGAGTAAAAAGTAA
- a CDS encoding M20 metallopeptidase family protein — MKTVSPTRTEELVRYRRFIHKHPELRYEEVGTADFVSKHLESLGYTFQSGIAKTGIACLIDSGKPGKTLLVRADMDALPIFEENKTDYTSIHNGVMHACGHDAHTSVLMGLASELKENPSAIVPKGKVLLVFQPAEEGGQGADRMIEEGILEKYDVSAALALHVWNHIPVGKVGVVDGPMMAAVDEFQITVQGISGHGAMPQHTVDPILVASHIVTALQSIVSRNTDPLDSCVVTVGAFHAGHAFNVISETAELKGTIRTFTKEMFDKAPELFKRVVENTASAFGAKATIHYERTNAPTINHPEMANIVRKASENILGPNSVTEEHAKTMGGEDFSAFLMKVPGCYFFVGSMNEEKGLIHPHHSSKFDIDETSLPIGLSVMKEAIRLYLENN; from the coding sequence ATGAAAACAGTTTCCCCTACAAGGACCGAAGAACTGGTCCGATACCGCAGATTCATTCACAAACATCCCGAACTCAGATATGAAGAAGTCGGGACAGCGGATTTCGTTTCTAAACATCTAGAATCCTTAGGTTATACTTTCCAATCAGGGATCGCAAAAACAGGGATCGCTTGTTTGATAGATTCAGGAAAACCAGGAAAAACACTTCTGGTAAGAGCGGATATGGATGCACTTCCTATCTTTGAGGAGAATAAGACGGATTACACTTCTATTCATAATGGAGTTATGCATGCATGCGGTCATGATGCTCACACTTCCGTTTTAATGGGACTCGCTTCGGAGCTAAAAGAAAATCCAAGTGCTATCGTTCCAAAAGGAAAAGTGTTGTTGGTATTCCAACCAGCCGAAGAAGGCGGACAAGGCGCAGACCGCATGATAGAAGAAGGAATATTAGAAAAATACGATGTATCTGCTGCGTTAGCACTTCATGTTTGGAATCATATCCCAGTAGGAAAAGTGGGAGTCGTAGACGGCCCGATGATGGCTGCAGTCGATGAATTCCAGATCACTGTCCAAGGAATCAGCGGCCACGGAGCAATGCCTCAACATACAGTGGATCCTATATTAGTAGCTTCTCATATAGTTACCGCGTTACAAAGTATTGTGTCCCGAAATACTGACCCACTCGATTCTTGCGTGGTCACAGTAGGAGCTTTTCATGCAGGACATGCATTCAATGTAATTTCTGAAACTGCTGAATTAAAAGGAACGATCCGCACATTCACAAAAGAAATGTTCGATAAGGCACCTGAGTTATTCAAAAGAGTCGTAGAGAATACTGCCTCTGCTTTTGGTGCAAAGGCGACCATTCATTACGAAAGAACGAATGCTCCAACAATCAATCATCCTGAAATGGCAAATATCGTCCGAAAGGCTTCGGAAAATATTTTGGGTCCAAACTCAGTCACAGAAGAACATGCTAAGACCATGGGCGGAGAAGACTTCTCTGCATTTTTAATGAAAGTCCCAGGATGTTACTTTTTTGTAGGCTCCATGAATGAAGAGAAGGGACTTATTCACCCGCATCATAGTTCTAAGTTTGATATAGATGAAACTTCACTTCCAATCGGATTATCCGTGATGAAGGAAGCGATCAGACTTTACTTGGAGAATAACTGA